The sequence ATGTTCTATTTGCATTTCTTCCAGGTAGCGGCACAAGAGGTGGGCACGGGGGAGCAGGAGCTCCCCCCCCCTCAATTTTTACTCGCCcccccattccccccccccccaaaagagaGAACATAGTCACAACACAATGGCTAAGTTCCCTGCCTCCCTGCCCACCCTTAAGGAATTCACTTATCATGAGTGCCCCACCAGTAAAATAATCCTGACGCTGCCCCTGATTTGTTTcttagttgattgatttgtggggtttaacgtcccaaaaccaccatataattatgagagacgccgtagtggagggctccggaaatttcgaccacctggggttctttaacgtgtacccgaatctgagtacacggtcctacaacatttccgcctccatcggaaatgcagccgccacagccgggatttgatcccgcgacctgcggatcagcagccgagtaccttagccactagaccaccatggcggggtgatttgtttctttgtgttgttGCGCTATGCATAAATACATGAGTAATAAAATGCTTGCTCTGGGGAGGGTATATTATGCCTATTATTTTAGAggactaaagttttttttttgattttgTGAGAAAAAACACGGGCTTAAAAAAATCGCATTTGGGTCCACATTGAGACGAAATTTACACTACGTGGGGCTCCAAGTGAAAATTAACTTTATACCTCAATATAGAGCAAACAAACAGCTTTATGCGGCAAGTGGTATCACTGGGCTATTTCACGCCATCTCTCCAAATCTTGGCGCTCGACCATTAGAGATTAGCTTTAAAAAATTGAGGATATTCTATTTATAGAGCAAGAGATTTTCCGCTGAAAtgtttcatgacatacatttttGAATACCGTAAGACGCATGCGAATTGATTTCGGAAAGCTTGAAGCCTGACTCGTAAAATGTATTGCCGAAGAATCCGTTCTACATTCtcaataaatttttttctaacTGGCTCCTATATTAAAATAGCGAAACGTTTGTCCCATTGAACTGGGGCGTCCTTTTAACTTGAAATATTTTTACGAACCCTTTCATGGGTGTTTATTCTTGCCTTAAGGAAGAAAAATATGGCCCATATTGGAAATTTTTTCCATAGACAGATAATAGTGAAATGAAATAGATTGTATTAATGAATTGTCAAGTAGTTTCCCTGTAggcgaaaaataattttaaacgtaCCTAATGCAAAATAGTGTGGTCAACTGGCGTCAAAATTTgctaaaaaagctttttttttttttgctcataagtGGTCGTAAGTTTAACATAAACGCGTTTAAGGTAAACATATACTGAACGGTTCATTtagtagtgattttcattgcgtaCTGACTGAAAGTTTTTGTTTACATTTTCTTTTAGGTGAGAAAATCATTGACAAGTTATCTTCGGCTTATCTGAGTTATCTGTGTGCTTGCACGTGTTCATGCCTTGTAACAATGAATGATTGTTACAAtgattgggcacggcggcaccggcGAAATGACGGTCACTAACCCGTTTGTCTTCATCGTGCAGTTGTCCATCGGTCTTCTTGCATCCGTGGGTGATGTACGTGCTATGCCAGCACGATTGCCCGGGTACGCGCCGGACACAGGCTTCGTCAACTTCCACGTGACGGAGATAACATGCCCGGCGCCTTGGGACTGCCAGCCCAGATCCGTGACCAGGACCACGTGTGAAGATCTACGTCACCAGCACCCAGCGCCGCCTCACAGTGCGCCTATAAGTAGCCTGCCTCCTCGCAGTGCgtccattgggcacggcggcaccggcGAAATGACGGTCACTAACCCGTTTGTCTTCATCGTGCAGTTGTCCATCGGTCTTCTTGCATCCGTGGGTGATGTACGTGCTATGCCAGCACGATTGCCCGGGTACGCGCCGGACACAGGCTTCGTCAACTTCCACGTGACGGAGATAACATGCCCGGCGCCTTGGGACTGCCAGCCCAGATCCGTGACCAGGACCACGTGTGAAGATCTACGTCACCAGCACCCAGCGCCGCCTCACAGTGCGCCTATAGGTAGCCTGCCTCCTCGCAGTGCgtccattgggcacggcggcaccggcGAAATGACGGTCACTAACCCGTTTGTCTTCATCGTGCAGGTAAGAAGACAATACGATTACTGTATACGTTCTGGTGACCCATTTTTgctggtgctgccgtgccctcggcTTTGCTGTGCATTTGCGAGTGTGTTGCTATTTTTAAGAAAGCTTCTTTTGCTAGCAGGAGATATTGAAAGTAATCCGGGACCTGATCTAGCACAAATCGCAAAGCAGTTGAGGGAAGTTGCCGTCGATATCAAAGAAATTAAAGAGGGGCGGCTTGCTGATATGGATAAAAAGTTAGATGCCCTGTCGCGCCTTGAACCGAAGATAACTTCATGCGTAAAACAAATAGAAGACATGCATCTGATTACCAAAAATTTGGAAAAACGAATGGACGACCTGGAAAACCAGAGTAGAAGGTCCATTATTATAGTATACGGCTTAGCGGAAACAGAACAGGAGAACAGTGAAAAGTTAGAACAAgctgtaaataaaggcattgtTCAGGACATACTCGGCTTGAAGCCTGTGACCATAGAACGAATTCATCGTCTTGGAAAACCGGCCCAGAACAAAACGAGACCAGTAATGTTGAGGCTACTTGACTCTAGACAGAAATCAATAATATTGCGGGAGGGACGCAAGCTGAAAAATACGGGTCTCTCTATTGGGGAAGATTTCTGTAAGAGAACACGAGAGATAAGAAGGTTGCTGTGGAATAGCGCAAAGGCAAGCCGGGAGCATCATGACAAAGTGTCTTTGTCATTGGACAAACTTTACATAAATGAACAAGTATTCACCTGGGATGAGGGCAAGGGGGAGAGGGTCCCGCTGAGAAAAAACGCCGAAGCAAAACGTCCAAACACGCGAAGCAAAACACAGCCGAGGAACTAACACTACTAAATGTAAACGCCAGAAGCATTTTAAATAAGACTGAAGCGTTTGAAAACCTACTCCTTGCACATAACCCTGATATAGTAGCGTTAACTGAGACGTGGCTTTCCCCGGCTATCTCAGATCACGAAATAGTGCCTCCAAATTATTGCATCATTCGAAAAGACCGAccgtcacgtggtggtggtgtggcgctgttGATAAAGAAATCCCTTCCATTCGTACAATTGCCAGATGTGAGGGAAGCTGAGGCGGTGTTCTGCAGAATCATCTGCAACAGCACTGCCATAATTACAGGCTGCGTTTACCGAAGTCCTGACTCGAACGAAGATTGCGTAAGGAACATACATGAGTTTCTGCAGAACCACGCCCCAAGCCTAAGAATTATCATTATGGGGGACTTTAACTTACCAGACATTAATTGGAACACAAAGGAATATTCATCACATGCTTCCGAAGCGCTGATTGATCTGATGCTAAATTTTAGTCTAGAACAAGTAGTTAGCCAAACAACGCGCTCGCAAGGTACTGCAAACAACATACTTGACCTAATACTGCTCAGTGATCACTTTCAACTAAATACATTGCAAACTGGCATTATTGAAGGAATATCCGACCACGATATCCCGATATGCCACCTACCATTATCATGTTCTATTTCGAAAAGGTCCTTTGAAAGCAAAATCATTGACTTTGAGAAATCGAACGACGCTGGCGTTTTGACGTCCCTGGCACATGAGTTCACATCATTTTCAGAATTTGCTTCTGATCCGTCGGCAGATATAAATGTCCTCTGGATAAAGTTTAAGGGCATAATACATGACTGCATTACCAAATTTATACCGTTAAAAACTAGGAAACCAAGAAAATACAGCCCATGGGTAACGCGCGAGGTTATACATGCCAAAAGGAAAGTTAAGAGGTTACGTCGTTCACTGAAGCATACAGAAAGTCAATCAGTCGTGAAATCTAAGCTGATAGGTGCCAAGCAAGAGCTGAAACAAAAGTTGAACCAGTCACGGAAACAATACTTTAATACAATCCTACCAGATTTCCTAAAAAATAATCCGCAGAGATTTTGGAATCACTTTCGTGCACGCAATACTTTGGCGCCAGAACGCACTCATGATGAAAATGCTGTCCAGGCTGATGTATTCAACAAGTACTTTCAATCTGTATTTACTACAGATAACGGGTTTCTTCCATCGGTCGTTTCTACAGGCTCCAGCATCGACCCACTCATCATATCTGACTCGGGAATCCTTAACCTTCTACTTGGATTAGATGCTAAAAAATCAAGCGGCCCTGACAATGTTCCAAATGAATTCCTGAAACGATACGCGGAATGGTGCAGCAGATACCTGGGTATTATCTATCGTTTTTCACTATCAACTGCACGTGTGCCAAATGACTGGAGGAAGGCAAAGGTGATACCAATTCATAAATCAGGTGACATAAACTCTCCGTCTAACTATCGACCCATATCCCTTACCAGTACATCATGCAAGATCCTAGAACATATCATTTTAAAACATCTGACAGTATATCTTGAACAAAATCGCATATTAACACCCAGCCAGCACGGGTTTAGACGCGGAATGTCAACAGTGACGCAATTAACGGAAGTTGTTCATGACCTTGCACAGATAATTGACAATCGCGGCCAAGCAGACATTATATTCTTGGACTTTagcaaagcttttgatcgcgtgtgTCACAACAAGTTAATAGCAAAACTAGAGGCAATAATTGGCATCGGAAATATTTCTGCTTGGATTGGCGATTTTTTATCCCAGCGTTCGCAATTCGTCCATTTCAATGAAGCATCATCCGACATTGTTCCCATCTcatctggtgtacctcagggctcggtcTTGGGGCCCttgctgtttttaatttatattaatgacatcaTCACTAACATGGAATGCAACATAAagctgttcgcagacgactgcattatctATAAAGAAATACTGTGTTACGAAGACCACCACACCCTGAACAGACAACTTAACGTGATAAACACATGGTGTGAACAATGGCAAATGTCTATTAATACCAGCAAATCTGTGTCAATGacggtaacaaaaaaaaagaacccgtCAGAATTTACTTACTCACTTAATGACACTGAACTAACTAAAGTTTATGAACACAAATACCTAGGACTTACTCTAGCAACCGACCTCAAGTGGAACAAACACATTGCCAACATATCCTCAAAAGCTATCCGTAAGTTATTCTTTCTTAAAAGGTGCTTGAAGTCTGCTCCCACTCCTATCAAACTCCTCAGTTACACAACCTTTGTGCGGCCAGTACTAGAATATGCTAACACTGTTTGGTTCCCTCACAATATTACTAACGTAAATCAACTAGAAAAAGTTCAAAGAAAAGCGATACGGTTCATCCATAACAAATACAAACGTACTGACTCGCCCACTGAACTTCTAGCATCATCCGGTTTAGACACACTGGCAGGCAGAGCAAGACAAGCTCGGTTAAAATTCATGCATAGCCTTCTGCACAACCACTTCAACATAATTTCTTCCAAATATATCACCTTCTCTAGATCCCGGATATCGCGTAATAAACACGATAAAATGTTAACTGAATACTTTTGCAACTCCAACACGTTTAAATACTCATTTTTTCCTACAGCAGTTAGGGAGTGGAACAACCTCGACCCAACAGTAGCTGCCATAGAATCATCATCAATATTTTGTGACGCGATAGGAAATAAGCCCCAACCATGAAAAGGGAAAGGAAAAGGTTTCATATtcatgcaaattcttttttttaatggttTCTTTGTGTTTCATTGGATTGTATTAACCTTGATTCTTCCGTTGTATATACTAATGTTGTATTAGAGAGAACACTTCTTTGTATGACATGCCATTGTACTGTGCACTGCGTGTATTCTGTTGCACTCACGTTGTTATCTGTATGCCCACCTGCTTTGGTCTCCaagtgagactggcagtattgaaaataatCCTAGCATGAAGTGCAAGCTTTGTGGAAGCGAGGAGCATTTAGAGAACATATTAAGCTTTGTTCAGGCCAATGGAAGTGATTTATTAGGGAGTATAAGCTTGGGTCCCTATCAAAATGTCGAAAATCAAGACGCCGATTTATTAAAAGGTCGAATGTCAAAAAGCTGAAAAAATTTAAATGCCATAAAATCGAATCACCTAAAACAACGAATGCTGGAAAATCAAAATGCTGAAAAGACGTATTGAAGAAAATCCCTTGAACAATGCACGCGAATAACACCGATTCGGAGGGAAATGGACGGAGATGTGGCGGGTTATGTtcccaaaaagaaaaacaaatacttTGTTGCAGATGTGGTTATTTTCATGTGTTTGACAAGAAggtgtattctaggcactattggaGGTGCGAGAATCGAGGAGACTGCAACGCCAGAGTGACTACCGACCTTCCTGTAGGAGGTACTCGCATGGCAATCTCGAAGAAAGTGATCCACGACAGCCATGCACTTTCGCCTTATTGCTACCATGAAGAGGAAGCAAGGCAGACTCGAAGACATCGTCATGGGAGCGACAATCCCGCCGCTTACAGAGCAAGAAACAAGGGTTACGCAAAATCACTTGATGCTGCTCTGGGTAACCCGGACAATGACGACGTTTCAAGTTTTCGACaacgaattgcacacaagctgtttgcgataagcaagaatGATGTGctctgatgtgcgattggaggtggaaaagtttatagtttgctatttttatgatggcttgagataaatgtaaagggacCACTGGAAATGGGGGTGAACGAGTGTGCTGGTATAACCTCTAATTTATCTAGGTACTTTATCTTCCAGTATAGCAAGgtgacgcagacattttgatattcCCGCGTTCGGATAGTTAGGTGCTttgatttttttacattttacactttcggtatcttgtataatcggcttttttatttttcggttTTCTAAATTTCGGCACTCAATAGTTCGTCATTTTGATTTTCGGCATttcgagtgccacattattatagctttagtCAACAGTAAATACAAACCCTACCCAGGTGCATTCAAACCACGTGCAGCTCTCCGCTTAccgggaagtgataccaacctgtgcgaGAAATGCAAATAatccataaaaataaaaaatatgttgcatggcagagaagtcacagttatgaactaactgaatagtatttgagggaccatgtttaattaaccagtaatcatgtgttggtttataattgcaacttATCCGCCGCGGAGCATATACCTTTTTTATATTAGCGGATTCTTTGCATGATCGTTGTGCTGCATCAATTTATAAATATTCGGGTGTAATTAACGAGGTGCTTGACACGTCGGTATCATTTCACAGTGTCACAAGATATCCGCGTGGTGCACTCTAAAAGTATTCGAATTCCTCATTGACTAAAGCAAATACTTGCACGTaaataatttgaataagtacttagagagctgGATATGCTGTCTAGATGTTTCTCACGTCTGCTCAGCTTGCACTTAATGCAAGGATGCATTGTTTGAGGTACAAACCAACCACCTTCATAtaaacacatgcgaggactgGGATCAATAGATCGCtaattcaaaattatttaactcactcaaaacaaaaaaaaaagcttttttgaaaaaaCTTACAGTCGGTACACAAGGCAGGCTGCTAGAACATGCGCTGTTAGTATATTTCTGtctggacacatcaatgttaCATTCAGAACCTAATGCAGCGCGCGATTGGCTCAAAATCTTTCTGCAGAACATCAAagtctagatggtgatggtctacaagtccttcaattagcagaagtggtctcttacaataTGCATTACTTCtccaagtgtgtcaggcgtatagCCTGCTATGCAGCCGCCTAGAATAGggttaattgaaggactcattgaagaagagatacaagctagttttctttttgcaCCAGCACAAaatagcacatcggcactactgccgcgtgctccacatagcaccactcagttaatagacaaacgccacgttgaaaaatagcaatgggccaagtgcatggtttaacccaccAACCTCAAGACTGAAAGATTCGTTACACAGgccgtacagacaacagcatagaggctttcacttgccgccttcgcgctcgcgatgatcaagagttgcaatttggaatatctgtgcaccgggccccagtgcataaaccgggttttcagcaaaaatatgtcgcttcttttaatcaaaatatgccggagggacaatgcctggtgatcgaatgcttggtagtctgtataGGAATTCCTGTAACTGCGTTGATACCGGCAtattgtacaccattctatagaagctGCAGCGGAGCTTAACACTCGTGAACCATGAAAAAGCGCAGACaaagaacaagtactcccacgtgcgaacttagttttaaaaatgttggagtgatttccttttttttttgagtatcaTTCCTAGAAGTCATGCgtggcgaataaatatttgtagacTTTTAACCTaaatatatgcgactaacaacAGTCTCATACTTCTGCTATATactgaaaatatactagaattagaagactttcaaagaaaagaagctatCGCATACagtgcacgcctttttatagtagatgcacgttacgtacgacattgcgaccactaccaattccctctcggagtgaaactgtgcgtgcttgtgtgcgtgtgtctgtagaagatgttaagatcggcctctCCCTGGCTGGGCACCGCTTGGAAGCGGGGgtcgattgcagctaagcctaccctgatttgttccggatcaacgctctcgaggtgcgccaaaagcggcgacaacacgaaagtcatacttcgaattctttagggctgttggctctcctcgtcaaaaactctttggacacgcctggcTGACTGACtacctaggaagagctgtttgaagtcgaggctgcttgatttgttcgacgtgccacgagacgcgctgaacaattagccgagagcttgggattcgtcgtcaggtatgtttcccgcACTCTGTGGtgctagcctgcctagcgctgcagaccctattctgcacgtgcgatgcaatgttattgcactgtgctgtgttgtgcgtattattgcactgtgacctacgttgtgtttctctgtcatcgtgtgacgaactgaacgtgcgTCCTCTCTCTTTtctgggttgaaaagaaggcagtgtttgactttctcccTCTTTCACCCTCTTTCGTTTTTTATTCCTTATTCGCTGCGCCctgcgctccctgctgggctgcagaaattaggtgccttcttctaaccactacccccctcccctcccccatttggcggacggagatgaagacgactgccctgaactgaatggACATGTtgtctgtcagtttacagtggtctgcaaggcggctttcctgtaaggtttgctttccaaccaaaaactctcgttcacagactacttttctttttcattttgagcccgcgagtacaacaaaatgtcacctctccaaattccatcgaaggcacgcgagcacagcaagatctcaaaaaggggaacggcaaaaacgaaatgagcgagaaaagcagtcagtGAACGAgagttcttggttgaaaaactaacctttcagaaaagctgccttgcagattattgcaaactgtccattgttttctcctgcagagaattttaggaagaccagggcgtaaaacgcgagcacctagacgctctgaaccagctctcagaagctcccatcaagcttccatgatgctacctttagtgtgtaaatagtgtatataaacgttgctcttatcagccccggctactctgcttgacttctaccttagacttggctagctccttcgaatacatcacgagcaagcaaaagggcacggaatTGAACAggcgaaaatgtgcaacatcacatcgcttttattacgcgacatattcgttctccgctgcattcgcccgctcgtgtcCGCAGATAACGTTCTAATTTTCATatcgacgacacaccgttgattgcggtcacgtcattgaatatcaatttaacagcggttgcattatttatttgcaaattacttcaccatTAAGTATGGGGAAGTAATTCATTacttggccacctgaggagctttctaacttggcttacttttttatcaagacctgaatataTTGTTAAGATTTCTTTGGTTGATTCTGAGCATTATCTTCACAACGGAAGTACATACCCATTGtccgcaacaattattattcaacttttccagtgccagtaggtccgttcaagttatgtgatgaaaacatgtttgctggactacgtcatatatgacatgtcgctcaagtgtctgtctccgcattattgacgaatccagccgtcttttgtaaactttttgctggcatgtttttttaaattttattttgttctttttaaaacttgtggcctcagacaagcttattacgcctctgctcaccacttaTATAGCGTTGTTACACGCGGCGACTGGGCCGACGGGGCAGAGCGGCGTTCTTTGTTCGTCAGACAAGTCAccaaagggctgccagcctgctgtccgccgtgttttgtccatcttagccgggaagtgaggtggcattccgacaccataagacgttcgacgagacgaccacagtggtttcttggtgtcacaggtgcagtgtggtggccacgccccaatcaaagacgttgacttgagcgagtgtgagcggcaccatCAGAAATGGTGTGTCCCCCCCCGTCATTCAACAGCTccttctggacccattccctgatttagtcaaaacgcacactttataatgagccacccagctcattcgcaagagatctctcgccctgtctgtacagaatgtaataaatcctctgttaagtttgccatcctactcctgagtgcacatgcgttttcttttctgtctctctacaacCCCTTCCTTGCCCCtatttcctccccccccccccccagtactgggcagcaaaccggatgccaagatctggttaatctcccagccttcctttctctctcttgccatcttactgccttggcatcttcatcccggatatctgatgcctgaAAAGGCCGGTACCAACGGAGGTTAAAGAATGAAACAGACGGTGAATATTTTTTGCAGCATGTTGAGACGCTGCATATGAGTGGtcatggaatggaatgaaaaaactttattttataagtggtcatcctcgaaaattatcaactttaacaccacggacaggtgataatataccctgagtaggttcgagcctGTATcatgcctcgacgcttttaatctccACTAAACGTCttcctttcgatttcatccttc comes from Rhipicephalus microplus isolate Deutch F79 unplaced genomic scaffold, USDA_Rmic scaffold_20, whole genome shotgun sequence and encodes:
- the LOC142785278 gene encoding uncharacterized protein LOC142785278; translated protein: MTVTNPFVFIVQLSIGLLASVGDVRAMPARLPGYAPDTGFVNFHVTEITCPAPWDCQPRSVTRTTCEDLRHQHPAPPHSAPISSLPPRSASIGHGGTGEMTVTNPFVFIVQLSIGLLASVGDVRAMPARLPGYAPDTGFVNFHVTEITCPAPWDCQPRSVTRTTCEDLRHQHPAPPHSAPIGSLPPRSASIGHGGTGEMTVTNPFVFIVQALLEVRESRRLQRQSDYRPSCRRYSHGNLEESDPRQPCTFALLLP